In one Hemitrygon akajei chromosome 3, sHemAka1.3, whole genome shotgun sequence genomic region, the following are encoded:
- the ptmaa gene encoding prothymosin alpha-A, protein MSESTVEKSVERSPKDLKKTQEVEPENGKGDAPANGNAENEENGEQEIEENADEVEDEESEDVGEDDEEEEDEEDEEGDEDECEGAAEKRVAEDEEDDVAKKKQKTDDE, encoded by the exons ATGTCAGAAAGCACAGTAGAAAAGAGTGTCGAACGATCCCCGAAG GATCTGAAGAAAACTCAAGAAGTGGAGCCTGAGAATGGCAAAGGTGACGCACCAGCTAACGGAAATGCC GAGAATGAAGAAAATGGAGAACAAGAGATTGAAGAGAATGCAGATGAGGTAGAAGATGAAGAAAGTGAAGATGTTGGGGAAGATGATGAAGAGGAAGAGGATGAAGAAG ACGAAGAGGGTGATGAAGATGAATGTGAGGGTGCTGCAGAGAAGCGAGTGGCTGAAGATGAAGAG GATGATGTTGCAAAGAAGAAGCAGAAAACAGATGATGAATAA